A single region of the Elizabethkingia sp. JS20170427COW genome encodes:
- a CDS encoding Pycsar system effector family protein yields the protein MDFLQEINTYIETLLKDKLSSAFLYHNYIHTLEVVHQCEIIAIAENLPEDIKEKLLVAAWFHDTGYIYGTENHETESAKIARSFLSTRGKDEDYIQDIERIILATSKNYQAERIEEKIIQDADLGHLASSDYTNLCKKLRKEWELTQKTYTTDEDWTKENYHFLSTIHPFHTQYAQDNWNKQRDKNLKKVKKELDKLNKKDTPTEEAKTLPKSDRSIDTMFRITLNNHNRLSNTADSKANILLSVNAIIISISLSTIVPKLDSPNNAHLVIPTFTMLFFSVLTIIFAILSTKPKITTGNFTHEDLRNGKINLLFFGNFFKIPMDDYVPALRDLMEKRDELYDSMIKDLYYLGLVLNKKYRLLSITYKIFMFEIIISVVAFAYAFWSI from the coding sequence CTTTAGAAGTTGTTCACCAATGTGAAATAATTGCAATTGCTGAAAATCTCCCAGAAGACATAAAAGAAAAGCTACTTGTTGCTGCTTGGTTTCATGACACGGGATATATCTACGGCACCGAGAATCATGAAACGGAAAGTGCTAAAATTGCGAGGTCTTTTCTTTCTACTCGCGGAAAAGACGAGGATTACATCCAAGATATCGAACGAATTATCCTTGCTACCTCCAAAAATTATCAAGCAGAACGCATTGAGGAGAAAATCATCCAGGATGCCGACCTTGGCCATTTAGCAAGTAGTGACTATACTAATCTCTGTAAAAAACTAAGAAAAGAATGGGAACTTACCCAAAAAACATACACCACAGACGAAGATTGGACTAAAGAAAACTATCATTTCCTAAGTACAATACATCCTTTCCACACCCAATATGCTCAAGACAACTGGAATAAACAAAGGGATAAAAATTTAAAAAAAGTAAAAAAAGAATTAGACAAACTCAACAAAAAAGATACTCCTACTGAAGAAGCTAAGACTCTTCCTAAGTCCGATAGAAGTATCGATACGATGTTCAGGATTACATTAAACAACCATAACCGACTCAGTAATACTGCAGATAGTAAGGCCAACATCCTGCTTTCGGTAAATGCTATTATTATCTCTATATCGCTTTCTACCATTGTCCCAAAATTAGATTCGCCTAATAATGCTCACCTAGTCATCCCAACTTTTACGATGCTATTCTTTAGTGTGCTCACGATTATTTTTGCAATTTTATCTACCAAGCCTAAAATAACCACTGGTAATTTCACTCATGAAGATTTAAGAAACGGGAAAATAAATCTTTTGTTTTTTGGAAACTTTTTCAAAATACCTATGGATGATTATGTTCCTGCTCTAAGAGATTTGATGGAGAAAAGAGATGAACTGTACGACTCCATGATTAAAGACCTTTATTATCTTGGCCTTGTCCTCAATAAAAAATATAGGCTTCTTAGCATTACTTATAAGATCTTTATGTTTGAGATTATTATTTCAGTAGTTGCTTTTGCCTATGCTTTTTGGTCTATATAA
- a CDS encoding lipoate--protein ligase translates to MIFIENEGNTDTHLNLALEEYIVRKFGKENNYLLFYINAPSIIIGRNQNTLEEINYEYITQQNIKVVRRVSGGGAVYHDLGNLNFSFITDHNLGDFSNFKSFTQPVIKVLKKLGIDAELKGRNDILIGEKKISGTAQFSTGKRMISHGTLLFDTDLDEVTKALQVKMSKIQSKGHKSVRSRVANISEFLKAPLTIEEFRKLLLEGLSEEDENFQHYHLTEEEWKGVYELKAQKYDTWDWNYGQSPKFNIQRVNKFTPGELDIRIFVEKGYVSEFKIYGDFFGFKPVSDLEELLLNTRYEKSDIVEKLKDIQISDYFGAITKNEFIDLVYGEDEE, encoded by the coding sequence ATGATTTTTATCGAAAACGAAGGCAATACCGATACACATCTTAATTTGGCATTAGAAGAATATATTGTAAGAAAATTTGGTAAGGAAAATAATTACCTTTTATTCTACATCAATGCTCCGTCTATTATCATTGGAAGAAACCAAAATACTCTTGAAGAAATTAATTATGAATATATAACTCAGCAGAATATCAAAGTAGTACGTAGGGTTTCAGGTGGAGGAGCGGTTTACCATGATTTAGGGAATCTTAACTTTAGTTTTATAACCGATCATAACCTAGGAGATTTCAGTAATTTTAAAAGTTTTACCCAGCCTGTAATTAAAGTGTTGAAAAAACTAGGAATCGACGCAGAGCTGAAAGGACGAAATGATATTTTGATAGGGGAGAAAAAAATTTCAGGAACGGCACAGTTTTCTACAGGTAAAAGGATGATAAGCCATGGTACTTTACTTTTTGATACCGACCTAGATGAGGTAACCAAAGCACTACAAGTGAAGATGAGTAAAATACAATCCAAAGGACATAAGTCGGTAAGGAGTAGAGTGGCTAATATTTCGGAATTTTTAAAAGCACCATTAACGATAGAGGAGTTTAGGAAACTACTTTTAGAGGGCTTAAGCGAAGAGGATGAAAACTTCCAACACTACCATCTTACCGAAGAAGAGTGGAAGGGTGTGTATGAATTGAAAGCGCAGAAATATGATACTTGGGATTGGAATTATGGACAGTCGCCTAAATTTAATATCCAGAGAGTGAATAAATTTACTCCTGGGGAATTGGATATCCGAATTTTTGTAGAAAAAGGATATGTCTCTGAATTTAAAATTTATGGAGACTTTTTTGGGTTTAAACCTGTATCCGATTTGGAAGAATTGCTGTTGAATACTCGTTATGAAAAATCAGATATCGTTGAAAAATTAAAAGATATTCAAATTAGCGATTATTTTGGAGCAATTACCAAAAATGAGTTTATCGATCTCGTTTATGGAGAAGACGAGGAATAA